The window TTCTTTGCATATGCCTTCAACCAATACCTCTGGATGTCCAAACGTGCTTCATGAACATTCATCTAGAGGTGTCAGTGACTTCCAAAAGCACTGGGGATGACTTCTCCAGGAAGAGTTGTGTCCTCACATGGTACAGTCAGGggtattatatattattattatatatatataatattatatacataattatatatttgtattatatatattatatgcaagttgtgaaatgttttcctcaCATGGTCCACTCAGGggtttttgtttccttatgTTTAGAATCAGAAATAACCAAGAGAGATGACCTACTACATTGTAGGAAGGATACTGCAGAGAAGATAAACATGATTTCCTACCTGTTTCTGCCTTGAAGAGATAGCAGGAGGTCCTGAAGCACTGCATACCCCTATTACATCTGATCCTCCAGTGGGATGCTGGCTACACAGAGAAACATGGTACAAACTGGTGTGGAGTGCTTCAGGCCAATGCCAGCTACCTGTGAGATGTTCTCATCTCCTGGAGGACTGGCAAGAGAAGGCCTGCCTGTCTGTAGGATGTCCTGCATTGCATAGGGCTGGATGTGCAATAAGAACTATTAGCCATGAATGTGAATGCTTACTGTATAGAATGAGATCCACTGATTGTGCATGACAGAATCAGGAAAATAGGACTGATACTTAATGTTGAgggttttcctcctttttatttgGATTTCTAGCAAATTAATGTACTTTGAAGTGTTTGATAACTAATCCCAAGTACTGCTTTTGTCTTACACCTTCATGTACACTGCTGTAGTCATCTCATGTCTGTCTTTGCTACCTTCACAGTAAATGCCAGGTGGGCTTTCTTCTGGTGTATGTGTAGGTATTTTTCTGGAAATCTGTTTAAGTGAATGAAAGTTAGACAAGAAAGCGGGAAAACTGATCAGTGGTGACTGCGGTGACTGGTATGCTCTGTAGCAGTGATCTGGACTGCATTCACAGCCTGCtcagagagctgctgcttccttgATGCTACAACCTTATGCGGGGAACTGTTTCTTACATGTTGTTGACATTGGAATGACAACAGAAATTACATCCGAACATAGAATTTACATGGTCATACATTTTTAGAAAGGTGAGGAAACTTTGAGTCCAGGCAAGAATAAACTGAAATTCGTGGAAGACATGGTGCTTCTGCAATACTCGGTTGAGACTAAAAACTATACAAACTAGAGGTCAAATTAACATGAATAATTCTACTAGCCATGTGATACAACTAACCCAGAGGAACCCTCCACCTTCGCTCTGCTCATGAGTGCCCTGAACACCAGAATGCATTCTGGTCTTCATTCTTATcgttgaagaagaaaaagtgttgCGGACGCAAAGGCAGTAGCCTTTGCAATTCCCTGAAGAGATAGTACTTTTGCAAAAATGGGATAAGACTGATAATTACTTAGAAGTCGAAACAATATGTATAAATTTACTTGCCATGTTGTAGAGCAAAGACAACCAGAGGAgccctcttctttttctccagtcaTGAGTAGCGTACAAAAGAGCAAAGATTATGTCGAACCCTGCAAGAAGAGAAGGTGCTGCGGAGATAAATGCACGTACTATGGACCGTGTCGCAGGGAATGTCCCGTGGCGCCGTGTCCGCGGCGCCCGAAGGTTTCCGCGGAAGAGGCAGGGCGGCGGCGCTCGGTGTGAGCCGCGCGTGCAGTGccgggcggcggctgcgggcgcCGCTGTTCACCacggaggagaggaaggagcggagcgctgcagccagccccgccCGCTGCGGCCCGGCTCGCTCGCTCGCTGTGCTGGCTGTGTTGGTGGCCGGGCGGGCTGCGAGTGGACCCGCGGTGCGGAGCCGAGCTGCAGAGAGGTGGAGGGGCCGGGGagagcgggcggcggcggggccggacCCGTAGcgggagcaggaggcagagccgGAACGAGAGCCTGATCCGGAGCCGCAGGCGAAGagcccggggcggcggcggggagctgtCGGCGGGCGtccggtggcggcggggccgtggcgGAGATGTGCGCGGCGAGAGAAGGGCGCTGGGGCCGGAGGCAGCGAGCGCTGCTGTGCTGCGTGTTGGTGGCGGCGTGGGAGGCGGCGTGGGGGCAGCTGCGCTACTCGGTGCCCGAGGAGCTGCCCAAGGGCTCTTTCGTGGGCGACGTGGCCAAGGACCTGGCGCTGCAGCTGGCGGCGCTCCGCGACCGCGGCGCCCGAGTGGTGTCGGCAGATAGGACGCGGTATTTCGCTCTGCACGCGAACAGCGGCCACCTGGTGACGGCGGAGAGGCTAGACAGAGAGCAGCTGTGCGAGGGCATGCAGCGCTGCGTGCTGCGCTGTGAGGTGATCCTGAAGGGCGAGATGAAGGTTTACGGGATTGAAGTGGAAATCACGGACATTAACGACAACGCGCCAAGTTTCCGAGAGTCCCAAATGGAACTGAGAATGAGCGAAACGACTGCTCCAGGGTCGCGCTTTCCTCTGGCCGAGGCTCACGACCCGGACGTGGGAGTGAATTCCCTGCAGAGCTACGAGCTGAGCGGCGACGAGCACTTCTCGCTGTCCGTGCAGGCGGGAGCCGACGGCACAAAGCGTCCCGAGCTGGTGCTGGCCAAGGCGCTGGACCGGGAGGAGGCGGCGTTTCACGAGCTGGTGCTGATGGCGAGCGACGGCGGCGAGCCGTCTCGGACGGGCACGGCGCGCATCCGCGTGTCTGTGCTGGACGCCAACGACAACGCGCCCGTGTTCAGCCAGGCGGTGTACGCGGTGCGCGTGCCCGAGGACGTGCCCGTTGGCTCCACGCTCCTCACCCTCACGGCCACCGACGCCGACGAGGGACTCAACGGCGAGGTGAAATACGTGTTGAAGAAAATAACTGAGAAAGCTTCGAAGATATTCTACCTAGATGCCGAGACGGGATCGATCAGGCTGGTGAGGAGCCTGGACTTCGAGGAAGGCGACTCCTACGAACTTGGGGTACAGGCACACGACAGCGGAGAGCTTTTCGACACAGCTAAAGTCACGATCTCGGTGAGCGACGTGAACGACAACGCGCCCGAGATTTCGGTACGGTCGGCGCTGAGCGAGATCTCGGAGGACGCGCCGTCGGGGACGGTGGTGGCCCTGCTGCACGTGCAGGACCGGGACTCGGGCGCCAACGGCGAGGTGCGGTGCAGCATCGTGGAGAGCGTGCCGTTCCGCCTGGAGCGGGCGCTGGACAATTACTACAGCGTGGTGACGGCGCGGGAGCTGGACcgggaggaggtgtcggagtACAACGTGACGGTGCGGGCGGCGGACGGCGGGTCGCCGTCGCTTTGGAGCAGCGCGGTGCTGGCGCTGCGCGTGCTGGACGTGAACGACAACGCGCCGGTGTTCGCGGAGGCGCGCTACAGCGCCCGTCTGTCCGAGAACAACGCCGAGGGCGCGCTGGTGCTGACGGTGCGCGCGTGGGACGCGGACTGGGGGCAGAACGCGCGCGTGCGGTACCGGCTGGCGGAGGGGCGTGTGCGGGGCGCGCCGCTCTCGTCCTACGTGTCGGTGCAGGCGGAGACGGGCGCGCTGTACGCGCTGCGCTCGTTCGACTACGAGGAGGTGCGCGAGGTGGGGCTGTGGGTGCGGGCGGAGGACGGCGGCGCGCCGGCGCTGAGCAGCAACGTGTCGGTGCGGCTGCTGATCGTGGACGAGAACGACAACGCGCCGCAGGTGCTGTAcccgccggcggcggcggcggcggcggctccgggcgcGGGCTGGACGGGCGTGGAGCTGGCGCCGCGCTCGGCGGAGCCCGGCGCGCTGGTGGCCAAGGTGGTGGCGGTGGACGCGGACGCGGGGCAGAACGCGTGGCTGTCCTACGAGCTGGCCAAGGCGACGGAGCCGGGGCTCTTCCGCGTGGGGCTGCACAGCGGCGAGGTGCGCACGGCGCGCTCGCCGCTGGCCCGCGACGCGCCCAGGCAcagcctggtggtggtggtgaaggacCAGGGCCGGCCGGCGCTGTCGGCCACGGCCACGCTGACGGTGGTGCTGGCCGAGAGCGTGGCCGAGCTGCTCTCGGAGCTGGGCAGCGCGGCGGCGCCGGCCGAGCCCGCCGGCAGCCTGACGCGCTGGCTGGTGCTGGCCGTGGCGGCCGTGTCCTGCCTCTTCCtcgccttcctgctgctgctgctggcgctgcgcCTGCGGCGCTGGCGCCGCTCGCAGCTGCTGCCGCCGGCCAGCGGCGCCTTGCGCGGCGTCCCGGCCTCGCACTTCGTGGGCATCGACGGCGTCCGCGCCTTCCTGCACTCCTACTCGCACGAGGTGTCGCTCACCGCCGACTCGCGCAAGAGCCAGCGGCGCTGGGCGGCCGACAGCTGCTGCAAcaccctcccggcccggccgccgcccgaCAAGGCCGCGCCGCTGCTCGGGGACGACGCTGCCGGCGCCCGCGGCGCACAGCCCGACGCCCTCCCGGTGAGTCGCTCCGGACACCCCGACGCCCTCCCTCTCGGCGCTTGCCTCCCTTCGTGCTCCTTGCCTTTTCCTCCTCGCTCTTCTTCCCGGCCGGTGTGTTTTGCTGCTGAGCAAGGCACAGCTTCGCTGGGCAGCATGTTGTGGGTGGCTGCCCCTCGCTCAGGTGAGCCATGTGCGGAGTCTGCTGCCAGTTTTACACCTGGTGTAGAAGGCTGGAGATGAGAGGGGGTTTTGCCTGGAAATCTGcttcaactgtttttttgttgttttttttttctgcactttcaGGTTTTTGCATGTTTCTTCCCCTGACTGGTGTCatggagattttctttttgttcttcagtatTCTAAGTAAATGTACACTTGAGATTATTAGGAGGTTAACATGTACCATCCCAATATGCCATGTGCTTGATCAGTACTGTGAGGTTGTCTTCAAACAGAATCTTAGTGTCCCTGTGTTTCATTTGGCTTCCTCTCGTCTATACTCTAATATACTCTTCTCCTATATACTCTAAGtaacttttcttttgctgcattAGCTTTGGTTGAAATATCCATGCTGCTGTTCTTGTGCATGTGGAGGCATAATAGCCTAGTCAGTCGGTCCTTTTAGGATGTCTGTTTGGCTGTTGTAGAGATGAAGGAGAATGAAAAGACTTGCATTTGAGATTCCCACGTATGTGCTGGGTGTGACAGGCTCTCAGAGGAAAGAGTAGTGCTTGAACATTGACCTTTCAAGAATGGAACAGACTATGTGAGCAGGCATATGCTATAGCAACAGAGACAATGTGCATTCATCCTTTCTGCTTCATGCTGCCTAATGTATGGCAGgataaaataatgaagtttGAAGAGCAAGAGCAAAGTCATTTTCATGTCCTGCAGATTTCATGTTATTACCTTGTTTGTTGTCCTTCTAAAAACTGGAGCTCTTCTGTGAGAGAACCCTTTAAAAGACTTGAAGATCTGTTAGAAGATCTTCTTGAAGATCTGTTAGAAGAACTAGTTGGATTGGGGGAGCTGTTTCCACACACAGTGTGAATGTTTAATACAGTCAGGACAAAGTCTTTGATATCTTCATGTTTCCTTAAAATGTCACTAGATTAAATGCTCTTGCCAGTTCCCTACATATGGCTAGAAGATGAATACTGTGTTGCAAGTGAATGCTGTGAATGTGTAGCTAGGAAGGTTTGTGGCTGGATTTGAATGTTTCTCAGCAGTGAAACTATTCAGGGAAAGGTTTGATTTCATAATCTGTGGCAAGGCCCACAGCATTTATGCACCATTTTATCCTGGATTTTCTGCCATGAAAGGAAACTAATTCCCTGatgataaaatgttttgcagaaaaactgTGCATGCAGAGTGATGATGCCTGTGTGTAACAGCTTATAATTCCTGTGTGAATCACCATTAATTCACTGCCATCTGTTGTAACATTTTGACATAGAGTTTGTCATTATTCTGTTTTTAGGTGTTTGTTCCCAGGATGTCTGTGCTTTGTATTTCCCGTTTCAGGTTAGGAATTTTGCATTTGAGAATAACAGAGTTGTACTGCAGGAAATCCTTAACTCCTTTCTAAAGGTTCTTTCAGATACCTGAAGACAAATTCTTGTATGAGGGAAATGAAACAGGAGGTAAAACTGAATCTCTCCCCACTGCTTGCAAGACTTGGCATGAAAACGGGTCCCATATTAAGGCCTTTatatttgcaattttattttaattggagATGAGCAGGCCACATCATAGACAAATTGAGGAGAGCTGGTGAACCTTTTCAAGTGAATTCCAGATGAACAATCCAGGGCCTTGCTTGCAGCTTAAGACCTCAGTGATTTCTTGGTGCTCTGAGGAGGAATTTTGGTGCCCACAGAGAAGATCCTGCTGCCcgaaaaaatgattttctcttcCACACTTTCACTTTGAATGCTTGCTTGTGCTGCTTCTctgattttatcttttcctgGTCTCTTGTCTATGGGTCTAAGTTGAGTTGTCAGTTGCAGTACAGCTGTGTTGAGGAATGTGCTATGTGTTCATGGGCCTTGTTCCCATGAGGCAATAGGTGGGTATTTCATCCAAGTTAGAGGTTGTGTGGAAGGCTGGGGATGTGAGGGTACTTGTGtgttctcttccattttttgtCTCTGGGGAGTGGATGTAAatatagagtcatagaatcattaaggttggaagagaccttcaggatcatctagtccaatcatcaccctactaccaatgtcacccactaaaccatgtccctaaacaccaAGTCCAAGAAAgcagcctccccttctccccttttctgaaaaatatgggCACTTTTACGCCTTTTTTTCTAAGAGTTCTTTCCTCATTCCCAGTGATCGGTgcacacaaaacacatttttcttcccatcacCCCGCCCCCCGCCGTCGCCTCAGGCCTGTTCCCCACCAGGCATCTACTGATGTTAGTAGAAGAAGCATGTATGTGTGGAGCAGTGCATGTGCTTCAAGGAGGGGGACATTCCCCTCCAAAGACAATCATGATGACCCAGTTTCTGGTAGAGGATggctcctctctctctttcacacAGATCAAGAGTATGAAGATTAAAGAGAAATATACCTCCCTTCTTGATATTTGTCAATGGTGTGTTTGTGGTGCATTTATAAGGAAATTGTCATTTGAACTGATCCTTTGGTGAGATGTGCTTGCAGATTCTgaggatgaaagaaaagcaatgaagtTGTGAAAGGATTGAGGTGACATTTTGGGAGAATGCTGTGTGAGGAGCTGTAGGAAAACAGACACCCCTCCCCCTGCTTGTTGTAGTTATTCCATTAGTCACACAGCTCTGCTCAATTACACAGtagaaatgttgctttttctgtgttgtaaTCTTGAGTAGGACCTTCTGGGGAATTCTTTTCCTGCTATCTACCTTACATGCTCTACTCCTATGAATGCTCAAAAATGGCCATTTGCCTAACTTAGCTGCATATCATTTATACTCTTTACAGCATTAATATTATGTCATGATattatgatgaaaataaaattgcctttGGAACTTTCCATGGTGTAGTCTTTGTGCATGTTGTGGAGATAGGGGCTTGGCAAATGGTCCTTTGATGATGTCCTTTTGCCAGTCACGAAGAGGGAAGGCAATCATAACAGTTGGGACTAGTTTATGAAGTTTTCATTTGTGGTTTTAGAGGCATTGACCTCTCAACATAACATTTGAGTGTTGATTTCTCAAGAATAGCGCTGGAAGTGTCTTTGCTATCAGAGGTGCTATGGGAGCAGCTGTGTTGCAGGTCTGTCACTTGAATTTCATTGAGCATCAGGCTTGTGTGGACCAAAGAAGAATGTCTATAGAGTGATAGGTAAGTCCTTCACATCTGTAGTTTCCAGTGGTctgattttatcttttcctgGTGTTTCTTCTATGCATGTAGATTGAGTTATCAGTAGCAGCATCACTTTGTTGAGGAATGTCTTTTGAATTCACATGCCTTGCCCATGTAAGCTACTAGCTGGGTATTTCGACAGAGTTAGAACTCTTGTGGATGGCCAGAGATGTGAGTGTGCTTGTGTGCTCTATTCCATGGTACTATTCTAAACATGAAGATAGTAAAAGAGGTATGTCTCTGTGGAGGAATGCATGCTCTTAAAGAACAGGGACATTCCCttacaaatatatttaggaTGACCCAGTCTTCGTTGGAGAAAGGCTCCTCTCTGTCTTTCCCCTTATCTCTTTAGTATGCTTTAGAAACTTGCAGAGAAATTTACCTCCCTTCTATGTATACCATGATGGTTGTGTGTGGTGCATGGTATTGGGAAACGGTCTGTTCAACTTTTCCTTTGGTGAGATGTGTTTGCAAGTTCTgagggtaaaagaaaaaaaaatgaagttatggAAGGTTTAAGGTGACATGTTTGGGGAATGTTTTGTGAGGGGCTGTAGAAGGACAGATGctcttttctgtgcttgttttaGTTATTTCATTCCAATACGCAGCTGAGATTTACGCACTTTGATGTCTGTCTGAT is drawn from Anser cygnoides isolate HZ-2024a breed goose chromosome 14, Taihu_goose_T2T_genome, whole genome shotgun sequence and contains these coding sequences:
- the LOC136786368 gene encoding protocadherin gamma-A10-like codes for the protein MCAAREGRWGRRQRALLCCVLVAAWEAAWGQLRYSVPEELPKGSFVGDVAKDLALQLAALRDRGARVVSADRTRYFALHANSGHLVTAERLDREQLCEGMQRCVLRCEVILKGEMKVYGIEVEITDINDNAPSFRESQMELRMSETTAPGSRFPLAEAHDPDVGVNSLQSYELSGDEHFSLSVQAGADGTKRPELVLAKALDREEAAFHELVLMASDGGEPSRTGTARIRVSVLDANDNAPVFSQAVYAVRVPEDVPVGSTLLTLTATDADEGLNGEVKYVLKKITEKASKIFYLDAETGSIRLVRSLDFEEGDSYELGVQAHDSGELFDTAKVTISVSDVNDNAPEISVRSALSEISEDAPSGTVVALLHVQDRDSGANGEVRCSIVESVPFRLERALDNYYSVVTARELDREEVSEYNVTVRAADGGSPSLWSSAVLALRVLDVNDNAPVFAEARYSARLSENNAEGALVLTVRAWDADWGQNARVRYRLAEGRVRGAPLSSYVSVQAETGALYALRSFDYEEVREVGLWVRAEDGGAPALSSNVSVRLLIVDENDNAPQVLYPPAAAAAAAPGAGWTGVELAPRSAEPGALVAKVVAVDADAGQNAWLSYELAKATEPGLFRVGLHSGEVRTARSPLARDAPRHSLVVVVKDQGRPALSATATLTVVLAESVAELLSELGSAAAPAEPAGSLTRWLVLAVAAVSCLFLAFLLLLLALRLRRWRRSQLLPPASGALRGVPASHFVGIDGVRAFLHSYSHEVSLTADSRKSQRRWAADSCCNTLPARPPPDKAAPLLGDDAAGARGAQPDALPVSRSGHPDALPLGACLPSCSLPFPPRSSSRPVCFAAEQGTASLGSMLWVAAPRSGEPCAESAASFTPGVEGWR